The Hippoglossus hippoglossus isolate fHipHip1 chromosome 10, fHipHip1.pri, whole genome shotgun sequence DNA segment tacatcaatcagagaggctgaggagagacggacagaggaCAGGTGGATAAATGAGTGTGTCCTCTGACCTGAGAGGACACCAGGTTCTTGGTGTAGTAGTCTTGAGGCATGATGGTTTCCACCACAGAAACCAGACACCAGAAGGCGTCTTCTTCACTCTGGAGCACGAGCAGAGCGATAGCAGCCAACCTGAGAGAAGTGTTTTAGCAATTCTGACAAACTGTAAATTAGCATTTCCTGCAGAAGAGTCAGGTTTACGTGTACAAGTACAGATAGAGTACAACACCTGCACATGTGTGTACCTATTGAGACCCTGGCAGTAGCCAATAGCAGGGTTCTGCCAGGAGAAGGCCAATAAGATGCGACGAAGCTGCTGGAAGGCGGGGctggagggtgaggagaagTGCTGATTGGACGTCAAAGTTCGGTGTAGGTCCAGCTGGATCTGTCTGGAGGCTGGATGAGAAGATGTGTGACTCTTCTCACACAGCTGTAGACACAAAACAGTACATACAGGTGGTTACAGGTGTAAAAAGGTGTGGTCAGGTGGTTACGGGTGGTTACGGGTGTGTAAAGGTGAGGACAGGTGCTTACCTGTTGGTAATGTCGGGGCTGGCAGTCTCTGATTGTTCTGGTTCGGGCTCGGACCATCCAGTGCCACAATCTCTGTCGGTACTCGTAAGGAACACCACCACGCAGAAGACCTTTGAGCTCCGGAGATGGACACAGGTCATCATGTGACCGGCCGGCCAGGTACTGAGCCCAGCGGCTCAGCAGGGGGCGCTCAACCCCCTCCTGCAGGGAAAAGGTCAATCCTGATTCTGCTGCGTCGCTCCAACACACTGAGGCAACAACTGATATGTTTATTGATTAAGAAATGAATTGTTTATTGATGGGTCAGGTGACCTGACAGCCGCCTGCAGTGGAAATATCAGTGGAATCaatgaaatgatcaataaaCTTTAAAAGAGTAGGTGATCAGAGGACAGGTGATCAGAGGAAAGGTGGACAGAGGACAGTTGATTAGGGGACAGGTGATTAGAGGACAGGTGAACAGAGGACAGTTCACACCTGGTGCAGCAGGTTGTGTGATCGGATTTCGAGCGCCTGGATCTTTGCCAGCAGCTTCATATCGTCCAGCTCGTAGTCGGGGATAATTTTAAAGCCGTACTCATCCTGTTCCCTGAGGATACACCACAAATTCATCCACATGGGATTAATCAGTTTACCAAAAGGATCAATAGACTGAAGATCAATAATCTCTCAACCGGGCCTTGTGCCTTGAAAAGGATAATTATTTTTTTGCGTCTCATTCCGACTCTGGAGGCGTAGGATAGTTTTACTCAAAATACGATAATTTTAAGCTTCTGGTAcgatacttcaacatttcccatctggcaacgctGCCAATCGTGCACAAAGGGAgactcccatcatgcactgagcacttctctctctctccgactcACGATGTGATACTACTGTTGTGTTACCCcagaaaatattcaatattaatattacattagAACATTAATTGTTATTAAAGTTACCTTCAAACTTCTATTGGTGCTGACATGCTGAGTGTTTTGTGTCACTTCTGGTTTCGGTGTTTGTGGGTCGACCTCTGATCTTCTCTATTAATTCTGCTGTTCATACAGAATAATCTGGAGTCACATCTACACTAGTTCTGATTTTCACactcatttctctccctctctcagcgACTCACTAATTCACAGTCAGTGAATAGTTCACTTCTCCTGTCTGGTGTTAGCTTAGCAATTTAGCTTTAGCAGCTAATGGTGGCTTCTCCCTCTTACTCCCCTGTTCAGTGAGCCTGATGTAGATAAATATATCTAAacatatataaatctatatatctaacctgaaccatagactgtatataaatctatatatctaaccctgaaccatagactgtatataaatatatatatatctaaccctaaaccatagactgtatataaatatatatatatctaaccctaaaccatagactgtatataaatatatatatctaaccctaaaccatagactgtatataaatatatatatctaaccctaaaccatagactgtatataaatatatatatctaaccctaaaccatagactgtatataaatatatatatctaaccctaaaccatagactgtatataaatatttatatctaaccctgaaccatagactgtatataaatatatatatctaaccCTAaaccagactgtatataaatctatatatctaaccctgaaccatagactgtatataaatatttatatctaaccctgaaccatagactgtatataaatatatatatctaaccctgaaccatagactgtatataaatctatatatctaaccctaaaccatagactgtatataaatatatatatctaaccctaaaccatagactgtatataaatatatatatctaaccctaaaccatagactgtatataaatatttatatctaACCCTgaaccattgactgtatataaatatatatatctaaccCTAaaccagactgtatataaatctatatatctaaccctgaaccatagactgtatataaatatatgaacttatatatatataaccctaaaccatagactgtagataaatatatataaatatatatatctaaccctgaaccatagactgtatataaatatatataaatatatatatctaaccCTAAACCATAGcctgtagatatatatatatatatttatctaacCCTAAACCGAAGCTCCCGGTTCGCCACCAACATGTCCATGTTTCTGATAAATGTTCCCGACTCTATTCTGAGAAACTTGAAGTTAGCGACACTGGCGATCACAGTCAAATGTTTTCCTGGAGCCAGAGGGGGCGACATAGAGTCATATTTCAAACTGCTGGATAGGGTCAGGGTTAGCGAGGTCTAcaggttgtttgttttcaccGAAAAGCCATTGTAAGGCCTTGATGGTCGGAAAGcttgattattattttgtggAAGGAATGTTATACATGGACGAGCATGTTTCCATCAACACTTGTGTACTGTGTACACATTTGTGTACTCAGACTGCGTAAAAACAACATTACTTGGTCTTCGTGAACAGAAACGATCTACGTGTCTATTTGCGTCTAGATCTGAGATCTGATCACGAGACGCATGTGGggccacatgttaataccagcgGTGTATGGGGCTATTGACCAATGGTGGTTGAAAGTTGGGTCCAGGGGCAGGTTTCACACCGAGGTGTGAAGAAGTGAAGTcactgggagactgagttctggaagcTCTCCTTTGTTCTGAAGACAACATGTGCACTGACTTTGGATACACATGTAGGCCCATCTATTGTTCACCAATAGTAGGTCTTGtactaacccctaaccctataATActcaacaattattattattattattgttactattattattattaaatgaacGTTGCTGgtatcattaataacatctttacatctaTAAATAGGACTctaatttttttcattataacagCCAGTCtcacagagcttaaatatgatgatACACAACCGCTTCTATAgtttatataatatttgttattataGTGTGGTTGTAATCTGGTTGTAATATTGTCAAGTCTTAACCTtaatatgtaaagtgccttcaaagaatgatgaagatgatgatgaggattgTTTTTACCTGTTGGTGTTGATCTTGGTGTCGCTCTTCAGCTCTACTTTCAGAGCGTCCTCAATCATCTTCTGAACGGCCCCACGTTGGACCGGATCCAGAGATTTGGTCTCCTGCAGCTTTTGGAGGACACCCAGGTAACGGCTCTCCAACTGACAGTTACTGGCCTCCAGGTAGGCacactgcagccaatcagagggaagGACACAGAGAGGTCACCTCCTGTGATGTTTGATTAACAGGAAAACAACTGAATAACACTTGGGTGCAGGTTCCTGTTCTGACCCACCTTCACCATCAGACTCTTCTCTTGTTCTGAGCTTTTCCTCCACAGTTTCGTCAGCTGATAAATCTCAGAGTTTAGAAATGTATTCTGGGTTTTATACGCTTCAATATCGTCCTGAAGGAGAGAACACGCACAGAGATTACAGATTACTGTAGAATCCACTGATACTGGATTACAGATTACACACCTTCAGGTTCTCGTTTTCCTGCTGAAGCTGTTTGAAAGCCTGAGAGTCTAGACCGCCACCAGAGGACGAGGCGGAGCACGGCGGGTTGGACATACAGACGGTCACCTGATCAGACAGCTTAATGATCACCTGACAGGAAACAGGGTTCATGTCAGTCGAACATCACTCAtcatcatttgttgtttttctacacattcattctttcattcatgATAATTGATTGATCACATTAATCAGACAGCTGTTTGATGATGACATGTCACCTGATCTCAGATGTAAAAATCATGAGAGAATAAAGAACAGAGGGACGACAACTGTGAATGACTCCACATCTGGTTCCCCTGTGCTTCCTCCTCAGGTGTGATCTAACCTCCTGCTTGGCGTTGTTCTTGTCCATCAGTATCCTGACGTCATCTTGCAGCTCAGCCAGCTGCACATCTCTCTGAGCCAGACTCCTCCTCGTTACCTCCGCCTCCGTCTTCGACTCCTCCAGTCGACCTTGCAGGTCAGCCACCTGCCGCTCTCGGTGTCGAAGCAGCTCCAGACGTTTCTGCTCACCCTCTGCCGCCAAAAACTCTGCACAGGTTCTTTTCTCCAGCTGAGACGCCTCCAAGGCTTTATGGAGGATCCAGACTAATTCCTGGAAGAGACACAGAACCACTATCACATCATTGACTGTGAGTCAAGACTAAAATAAACCTGGAAACAATGAAGCATTGATCCTTAAAAACGTGAAAAAGGTCAAATCTACactattttaattttaatgtaaCAGTATAGTTTGTATCAAACAGAAGAACGATTGTTGGGGACTATTTACAGTGCCGGATTATTCTAGAATAGAATGGTGAAGGGGAGATGAATAAAACCGCTACTTATCTGATCACCTTCTGAGCTTTGACCTCCTCGATCAGcatctgtttgttctgcttCTGGTGGGACGTACGGTCTGAGGACGAGGATGGAGTGTCTCTGCGGAGGACCGGCATGGTGGACAAGCTGAGATTGTTCGTCTCCCTGCTACGACTGTCAGGCAGGGACGAGGATTCCCTACTTTCTGATGGGAACACTGGACCTGCTGGCTCAGTCAATGAGAGTGGAGCATGTGACATGTGAGAAGTTATTTACATGGCAATAAATACAAAGTAATTATCAAGATCAACAAGTCCCAATTCAAGATCAACAAATCCTGATTCAGGATCAACAAGTCCTGAATCAAGTCCTAAGTCAATATTCTTAAGTCCTGAGTCAAGTCCTGAATCAAGTTCCAACAAGTCATTAGTCGATTAAAGATGCATCAGGACCCAGAAACTAATCTAAAGAGTCTCACCACCAGTAAATTTATAGAAttattaattacttttatttactcCAAATGAACCTTTTTTTGTTATATCTGAGCTATAATTATGTGCAGTTAGTATCCTATCACtgtagtactgcagtagtacTGCAGTAGAAGAATACTGTAGTTAACTGTAGTACAGTACGTACCGGTAGTGTTAATGTGTGCAGGGTTTGGGGTCGACGGTGGAGCTTCTACATGAAACACACTTTGACTCCACTCCTGAGACGATCTCTTACGAAGACTGTGGACCGAGTTTCTAAACAAAGAAAtactacatttgtttttttatagtcACAAACGACACACAAAGCTGAAGCTCATGGGAAATGTAGAGGTTTCTTGTCAGAATGACAGAAGTGTCATCGGACTCTCGACTAACACATCTCTTACCTCAGTGacgaagaagatgaagaagaagaagaaagaagaagaaacctctagaacaCTTAAAACGTCACAGAACCTGCTGAGGTCACTCACTGCAGCTCGATCAGCGGATGTTTGATTGACACATTTGTGAGCTGCGTTCGTTGTGACGAAGCGTTGGCGGCATCCTTCCCCACCAGACCCAGAGGGCTCTTCCGCACCGGCAGGAAGTCATCttgagaaacaggaaacagaattaCTTTACAACATGTACTTGTACTACATGTAAGTTTACTTTGTGTAAGTGTACTAGATGTAAGTGTTCATGTACTTCCTATTAGTGTATAAACTGAAGTATCTGATCTGAGTCCGTCTGATTCTTAAAAaatttcctgtttctttctgACTCGTCAGGACACGATCACATTCCAGAGAACCAGGTGAACCAGGTGAGAACCCTCCGCACTGAACTCACAAACAGCTGATCACAGGAAACGTTTCCTGAACCATCGGATTTTCACATTAAGTTTGTAATCTTTAAAAttcagaggaaatgtttttcagtCCCATTTGAACTGTTTGTATGTaaatcaaaaaaacattatttattttacttatcatgtgttaaatataaacttttttttcatttgggaTTTTTAGAATAAGTATGAatcatttaatatatattttacatacatGTTTATACAGTAGTTGAATGATGTCATGTGGCAGGACTGCGTGTCTCAcctgtattgttgttgttattggtCGAGTCTGGACAGGAGGACGTCTGTCTGTGCTGCCAACgtttcacctgcagctgctgcagccaatAGAGCATCAGCTCCTGAGTCTGCGCCTGGGGGGAGGGGTCTCTGTGAGACGATGATGAggatggtctgtatttataaagatctctatatagcacttttctctCGATGACACTCAAAGCTCattacagtttttgccatttacccattcacacacacattcacacagtgacCTAACCCTACCTTGAGTGTGAAGGTTCGTTCATGTGTCTTGATGTGGAATGTGCCTGTCTCTGCCTTTAGTGGATAAGTGAAGGTAGCATCACTGAGCTCCACTCGGCCAAGCGGCATCACATCCTGTGGCGTTCGGTAGTAGAACAGCTGGTTCTTTTTGTCTTCATATGTGAACCACCGGTCCTTCCAGGCCCTCAGGGGCCCCCCTTGTTTCTGCAGGAAGCTGCACAATTTGGGCTCACCTGAGGAAGAATCCTGAGGACGGGGTCTCACCTGGTCGCAGAACACCTCAATGGTAACGTGTGGAGCCAGTGTTGGCGCTTTGGTGGGGTGGGTCTGATCGttaacaggaggaggaggagaatcatGGGGGTCCTGCTGGTCTCTGGACTTGTGCTCcttctggttttgtttttcgaATGATATACTGAAGACAGTTAAATCCTTCGTGGGCTCAGGGGGGACCTGGGTTTGGTCCTGAGAGTGATCTGATTTTGGTTGTTCTTGCCAAAGAGGGTCTGGGTTTGATGGAATTGTTTTTGGTTGATCAGGTTTTGGTTCATCTGTTGCAGAAGACTCTCCcaggttgtgtttctctttgggATGAGgatcttgtttttgttgatctGGTGTAGTTGGAGGTAGTATTTGTGGATTTGGTTCATGTGGAGAGTCTTCTGGTTCCTGTGTTTCTGTACGAGAATGTTTCAAGTGTAATTTAAGAGGATCTGGCTTTGGTTCATCTGTTACAGGAGAATCTCCTGGGTTTTTTTGCTCTGTGGAACAAGGATCTGGTTTTGGTTGATCTGGTTTGGTTCTAGCTGATCTACCTGGTGTTAGATTACCAGAAGGACTTTCTGGTTTCTGTGCTCTGGTCCGAGCCTCCTGGTGGTCTGGTTCCTCCTCAGTCCGTGGAGTCTCAGCTGGTCTTTGGTGTTTCTGGGACTTTGTGCTCTGCTGGTCTCCATCCTTCGTCTCATCTTCAACATGGCCAGAAAGTGAATGGGACGAGGCAGTGCTGCGATTTTCTTGAATTCCATCCATcctggaagaaaagaaaatagaagaaaaaaagttttatggAGGACATTTaatctgaaaacatcacaatgtttttaatctcacaaataaacttgatttattttgtattgcaTGAGAGAATCAgaggtcttcttcttctgtggtggaGGTTTGGTGGAGAAGAGCGAAGAGGTTTTTCATAATACGTACTGTTAGTGtagtttttctgtgtatttccCGTGTGTCATGGCGTCATGGTGCCTCAGCTCCACAGTGGAACAGGTGCTGTCGGCCCTGGGAGAGCAGGTCGGACACAGGAACATTTCTTATGCTTCTAGATGAAAAAAGCTCTGGTGGTTTTCTTTACAGATCAGAACTGTGTCTCATGGAGAACAGGTTCACCACAGAGGAGGTTTCCCCTCTGGCACTGGCCTCTACCCGGATCACCATGTCCTCCGTCCCTCCATTCCCAATGAAGCTCTGGAGCGAGAGCTCAGGCGCTTCGGGAAGTTTGTGAGTGTTTTCTGCTCGGTTAAATGTTGTTGTAAAGACATGAAAGTGAAACATGTCCAAGTCTTTATGTTTCTGGACTCTCGTCTCAGTCACTGGATGGTTCCTTCCGTGTTCCACATGAGGGACAGTTTGATATGGTGTGTCTTCAATGTGGAGACATTGgtcacaaacaacacacaaacacacacacacacacaaaccaaacacccacacaaactcaaacaagcaaaaacacgtacacacgcacacacacacacacaaactcaaacaaaaaacgtagacacacacacacatataaagtttatattgcacatttcCCCATTGTGGCACTAATAAAATACTTCTTATCTTAAGTACTCTGTAAAGTAGTGAGTACCTGCAGGTACTGGGTACATGTTGTACAAGTGTAGTAAacagagtaaatgtactttgtctCACCTGAGCAAAGGGGGCGTCACATGAACACACCTGGCTGGGAATGGATCcggtttgattgacagctacagcagctgttttcttcttcttcttctccttctcttcccttcctcctccggTCTATCCTgatccccctctcttcttctactcttctcttcttcttcttttcttctcttctcttctcttctcttcttcttctcttcttcttctactcttctcttcttcttcttttcttctcttctcttctcttctcttctcttcttcttcttttcttctcttctcttctcttcttcttctttcttcttcttcttcttcttcttttcttctcttctcttctcttctcttcttcttcctcttctcttctcttctcttctcttctcttctcttctcttccttctcctcccttccttccgCTCACGCTCTTTTCTGCTCAACACACACCACGTCCgtttttttggttttggtttcaaaataagagaggGTTTTAAAGTagcttttcagaataaagtgtATGTAACAGCTGCTTACAATCAAACATATGGTACTTTCTTATTCATGGAACTATgagaccagcagagggcgacacCTGCTCCTACATGTAGGTTTATATCATAAAACAATGTGTTAGTTCTTctttaataatcaataatcaaccTATTGCATCACAAACTGGCCAAAGATTCTGATTTCAACTTAGTTACAGACTACTTCTACTCTACTACTCTGTATCACTATGTAGTACAGTGTAGTACAGAGAAATGCTAAGTGCTTCTACTCTATTACTCTGCACTACATTGTATTACTTGGAGGTGCTTGTTAAACGGTTGTGTGattgtgaataaaatgaaacGCCGTCTCTGATGTCCCCCGCTGACTGGACTTGGACAGCAGGGTGACCTTTGAACTCCGGCCTGATGATAATGAGGAGTATGATACATTGTTGCCCAGAGAGGAAGCTCTGTCTCCTGAGGGAGGATCTTACTGGGTAGCAGACACCCGAGGAAGACCAGCAGGACCAGAACTGTCACCTGGATGGCGTGACCATAGCGCTTCCCGTCGTCCAGTAGGCTACACAGCACGGCGACATGGTGGAACAGGATGACCACAAAAGGCAGCAGGAAGCAGATGGAGAATAAGGTGGTGAAGTACTGCAAGAAGAAGTTGGCTGCGAAGGGTCTTGGGACCAAAGCAAGGTCTCGATCCATAGCCACGAGCCCCAGACACAACATTGATTCAGACATTAAAACATCGCTGTGACATCGCGGTAGAAAGCTTCACCCGGGTCCCAGTGGTTCCTCCTGAGGTGGAACACgacacaaaacagcagcaggcagtCAGCGGCCGTGAGCGGCCGTCAGGTTGATGAACAGCATGGTCGACGGCAGTGGTTTGGTCCTGAACACCAGAAACCACAGATCCAGAAGGTTGGAGGGAAGACCCACCATGAACGCCAGCAGGTACAGATGGGGCAGGAACCGGACAGAGCCTGGatctccttcagctgcttctcctTCAGAGTATTAACATTACAGGTGGTCATGAGTTTGAGTGCCCGCAGACCTGCAGAGACCAGAACCCAGGACACATCATTTGTATGTAGACCTGCAGAGACTAAGATTACAAACTGACCCACAGAAATCTCAAAGTTAGAAGACGAGAAGACTTACGTATGGACGTGCAAGAACACTGATCGTCAGAGACAGATcaacaacagcagagagacGAACACcactgtcacaaacacaacctcgtcttcttcttttcttccttttttctctgcaactccttgtttctgtgtctgagtttttctgcagcttcctgtttctCCAACTCTATAACAGAGGAGCTTGTTTACAGCTGGTTTGTTCTGCTGTGCACTTCTTGTTGTGTAGTCTGAACGACAATAAAGGTCTTTTTCACTTAGTATCAGCGTGAGAATGTTTGGATGTTATCTGATCTCAGAGTGTgagtttgtgagtttgtgtgtgtgtgtgtgtgtgtgtgtgagtatcgTCGGTTATCGCGACACTTGGTCTAAATCTCGTCCACCTAACATGAAGGTCCCCCCATACTGCGCATGCGCAATGCAGCAGCTCAGCGACGAGGCTCGAGCCTCTTCACGGTCCAACCTGAACCGGAACTGAACCGGAACAAAGACCCGATCATCAACAGCATCCCCCCGCCGAACACCCGGAGCAGCACCGGAGCAGCAGCCTGGAGAGACCCGGAGGAGAGCGGAGGCAGGCGGGGTCGGTAGAGCGGGAGTCCGCCTGTCTGTCCGCCGACAGAACGTGAGACAAAGCTGCTTCTCACCGTTTAAACACTGAGTCATGGTCGTGGAGACACcggagaggacagagacatgACGGTGTCCAGATGTGGACCTGATCTGATGTCATGCACCTGACAGTCTGAACCCAGGGTTTAACTGTCCgagaacacaacaggaaacacgGGGGTGAATTATCTGGAGGACAGAAACATCTGCAGGACtctcagagacagaaacatcTGGAGCACAGAAACATcaggaggacacagagacacaaacatctgaaggacagaaacatctgcaggactctcagagacagaaacatcTGGAGCACAGAAACATCAGGAGGTCACAGAGACAGAATCATCTGGAGGACAGAAACATCTGCAGGACtctcagagacagaaacatcTGGAGCACAGAAACAtcaggaggacacagaaacacaaacatctgaaggACAGAAACATCCGGAGGACACTCAGAGACAGAATCATCTGGaggacacaaacatctggaggacAGAAAAATCTGGAGGACACGCAGCGACAGAATCACCTGGAGGACTCTCAGGGACAGAAACCTCTGAAGGACACACATTGGCACAAGCATCTGGAGGACATTTTCATGTGGAGGACTTTAAGACATGTTTTTTAGGACATAAACAACTGGAATATCGAAGGACAAAGAGACATcaagacattttacaaatcagTCTAAAGAAGACATTCACCGACAAATCAGGACATTAAGGTTAACAAACGGTGAGACATTAAAATATAAGAATTTAAAGAAAGATGGacttaaaagacaaaaagaacaaGTCAATATTCTTATAAGGACAGAAACTGACATTAGACATTAGAAATATTGAGGACAGTAAGTAATAAAAAAGCTTAAGCTACCAAGACTCAAACATCGGGGACATTTTCAGTTGGAcaagagaggatgaaggagagagaagacagagaacgCAAACTTTAAAATGGACAAACAACAATAATCAGAGGACATTAACTAAGATTAGGATTGGACAACACATAGACagtaataataaactttattaatacaGAGCCTTCTTAACAAAGCAAAACATCAttagacacaaagacagaaagacacacatacatgaagtTACATAAAGACAAAAGGGACATTAAGAGATAAAGATATATGAAGACACAAAAAGTAAGACGAAGGGACGTGAagactgaaataaaaagttttttttaaatacatacagTCAGACTTTATGGAAGACtttgagaggaaagagagagagagagtttaagGGACGTTTTAATTTGATGTATCTGGAGGACACTGAGGACATAAGAAGCATGAGGCAGAGACAGATATGTcagagtaaaaacattaaaagactTTTGGACTCAAGACAGGGTTAGACACAGCACACAGGACATTttaatgtaaacaaacagaaacataagAGACGTTTCATGAACATAAAGACGTAATTGAATACATTGAGACAGTTTGAAGACATGgatgagagacaaagacaaatttatattaaaatattattttaaaaagagacatGATGACAACACACAGGAGGACAGCATGTGTTGTTCTAaaggtttcattttgtttcctgACAGTTTGGATGTAAAGAGGATTGAGAAGACAACATCATGTCCCTCAGGTGGACTTATCTCCCGGTTTcactggtcctggtcctggtcctgacGGGTTCTGTGTCCACAGCTCGCTCTGACAGGAACATGGTGTCTGAGGAGTACGTGGGCGCCACTGTAAACGCCACAGTGCTGGACGGACGAGGAAACACCGTCCACATGATGAGCAGTGACGATGGGACGTATGGACAGAATTCACCCAAAGTGGACACCAGGGGGGTCGTCATCGCACCTGCACCGCATCACGGAGGTGAGAGgaaacacctgaggacacaacacacacctgaagacacaacacacacctgaggacacaacacacacctgaagacacaacacacacctgaggacacaacacacacctgaagacacaacacacacccgaagacacaacacacacccgaagacacaacacacacctgaggacacaacacacacctgaggacacaacacacacctgaagacacaacacacacctgaggacacaacacacacctgaagacacaacacacacctgaggacacaacacacacctgaagacacaacacacacctgaggacacaacacacacctgaagacacaacacacacccgaagacacaacacacacccgaggacacaacacacacccgaggacacaacacacacctgaagacacaacacacacctgaagacacaacacacacctgaggacacaacacacacccgaagacacaacacacacccgaAGACACAATACACACccgaggacacaacacacacccgaggacacaacacacacctgaagacacaacacacacctgaagacacaacacacacctgaagacacaacacacacctgaggacacaacacacacctgaagacacaacacacacccgaagacacaacacacacccgaagacacaacacacacccgaggacacaacacacacctgaggacacaacacacacctgaagacacaacacacacctgaagacacaacacacacctgaggacacaacacacacctgaagacacaa contains these protein-coding regions:
- the tbc1d2 gene encoding TBC1 domain family member 2A isoform X6, giving the protein MPVLRRDTPSSSSDRTSHQKQNKQMLIEEVKAQKELVWILHKALEASQLEKRTCAEFLAAEGEQKRLELLRHRERQVADLQGRLEESKTEAEVTRRSLAQRDVQLAELQDDVRILMDKNNAKQEVIIKLSDQVTVCMSNPPCSASSSGGGLDSQAFKQLQQENENLKDDIEAYKTQNTFLNSEIYQLTKLWRKSSEQEKSLMVKCAYLEASNCQLESRYLGVLQKLQETKSLDPVQRGAVQKMIEDALKVELKSDTKINTNREQDEYGFKIIPDYELDDMKLLAKIQALEIRSHNLLHQEGVERPLLSRWAQYLAGRSHDDLCPSPELKGLLRGGVPYEYRQRLWHWMVRARTRTIRDCQPRHYQQLCEKSHTSSHPASRQIQLDLHRTLTSNQHFSSPSSPAFQQLRRILLAFSWQNPAIGYCQGLNRLAAIALLVLQSEEDAFWCLVSVVETIMPQDYYTKNLVSSQADQRVFKDFLAEKLPRLASHFDDHSVDVSLITFNWFLVVFVESLPSDILLPLWDAFLYEGTKVIFRYALALFKYKEDDILRIHDSVEIYQYLRFFTKTISDSRRLTSIAFSDMNPFPGRLLRNRRALHLERLQGELRELEKQQREFVTEIIEHKDKELDTMVSEEDDEL
- the tbc1d2 gene encoding TBC1 domain family member 2A isoform X2, coding for MDGIQENRSTASSHSLSGHVEDETKDGDQQSTKSQKHQRPAETPRTEEEPDHQEARTRAQKPESPSGNLTPGRSARTKPDQPKPDPCSTEQKNPGDSPVTDEPKPDPLKLHLKHSRTETQEPEDSPHEPNPQILPPTTPDQQKQDPHPKEKHNLGESSATDEPKPDQPKTIPSNPDPLWQEQPKSDHSQDQTQVPPEPTKDLTVFSISFEKQNQKEHKSRDQQDPHDSPPPPVNDQTHPTKAPTLAPQDSSSGEPKLCSFLQKQGGPLRAWKDRWFTYEDKKNQLFYYRTPQDVMPLGRVELSDATFTYPLKAETGTFHIKTHERTFTLKAQTQELMLYWLQQLQVKRWQHRQTSSCPDSTNNNNNTDDFLPVRKSPLGLVGKDAANASSQRTQLTNVSIKHPLIELQNSVHSLRKRSSQEWSQSVFHVEAPPSTPNPAHINTTGPVFPSESRESSSLPDSRSRETNNLSLSTMPVLRRDTPSSSSDRTSHQKQNKQMLIEEVKAQKELVWILHKALEASQLEKRTCAEFLAAEGEQKRLELLRHRERQVADLQGRLEESKTEAEVTRRSLAQRDVQLAELQDDVRILMDKNNAKQEVIIKLSDQVTVCMSNPPCSASSSGGGLDSQAFKQLQQENENLKDDIEAYKTQNTFLNSEIYQLTKLWRKSSEQEKSLMVKCAYLEASNCQLESRYLGVLQKLQETKSLDPVQRGAVQKMIEDALKVELKSDTKINTNREQDEYGFKIIPDYELDDMKLLAKIQALEIRSHNLLHQEGVERPLLSRWAQYLAGRSHDDLCPSPELKGLLRGGVPYEYRQRLWHWMVRARTRTIRDCQPRHYQQLCEKSHTSSHPASRQIQLDLHRTLTSNQHFSSPSSPAFQQLRRILLAFSWQNPAIGYCQGLNRLAAIALLVLQSEEDAFWCLVSVVETIMPQDYYTKNLVSSQADQRVFKDFLAEKLPRLASHFDDHSVDVSLITFNWFLVVFVESLPSDILLPLWDAFLYEGTKVIFRYALALFKYKEDDILRIHDSVEIYQYLRFFTKTISDSRRLTSIAFSDMNPFPGRLLRNRRALHLERLQGELRELEKQQREFVTEIIEHKDKELDTMVSEEDDEL